GACCAACAAATTGGTAGAAAATGcgaggagtgctgctacatcgactgacaaataggtaaacTAGAgaggagtgttgctacatcaactgagaaATAGTTAAACATGtgaggagtgctgctacattaacTGAGGTTTCGGTTTCGGCAGGcaatctattaattaaaaaaaaactttttaaaatttttaaatttattccggtcttctaaattaatttttttcaaaaaaacataaaatttagattttatgataaaaattaaagacgaaaagcaaaagtttatatatatatatatatttatatatatatatatatatatatatatatatatatttatttcttatgtttttattttaattatttattatttgttcaaGTCAAGGATATACAGTTTATAAAGTATGCAAAATCTAACcttacaaataattattttaatataggaattgtatatttcatataaaaataaaacttcaaatatATTTGCAGCCACTGCAATATAGGAGTTGTAGTTGTTTCTATTATTAGTTATGAAAGagataaattttagattatgaTGACAACTAATTTGCCTACTTTAAAGAGTTATcgatacaaatttataattttgtttatttatgatTAGCTATAGTTATAATCTTATTATAGTAGAAGTttgacttatttattttattaatattagttaaaaattataactaaaaatgaataatataataagagaaaaattattttagcagcTCTGATTTTCACTTCAACATATGTAAACTTACCTTTGCAAAATTGTATTTAgattattagtattaataattattattattataaatattatcattatttttattactattgtttgGAGAAACTCATACTTTTGATATCCATATTATTGTAGAAAGCTGTAAGAATTCCTCTACGAAGTCAGAGTCTGCATCTGTTAAAGATTGTGCTTTGCCTAAAAGAGACTCAGTTGTTCAACCAAAATTatctatacataaaaaaacatcagtTCTTCAGCAAAATCCTGTAGCGTCAGAAAAGATTTCCGAAACTAGTAGAAAAGACTCTACagcacttttgaaaaaaaaagattctgttcaagatgaaaaaaatgatgttttgcCTCAAAATGTTTCCTTTAGGAAAGACTCTATACCAAAGAGAAATTCCAATTTGAATTCTATTTCCCATGAAAAGAATGGTGTGTCATCTAAACATGTTGCAATACAAAATGAGGCACCGCTTGTGGATAATACTTTGCTAATGAACCAAGAAAGTTTAGTAAATTCTACTCGAAGTTCcactgttaaaataaataagcgtTCCAGTTCTATTAAGAATGCAGAAGCTTTATCTAGTAAACACTTGATAGATAATACATTATCACAAAGTCAAGTTCTTGATAACAATCAAGAACATCAAACTATGATAGAGTTATCAAGTCACAGTATTTCTCAAGCAGTAGTCGACGGTACTATAAATGAAAATGTTGGTGATGTTACTCACGTTGATAATCATGCCAGTTTAGAAGAAACTGAAAAAGCAGCAGTTATTATTCAAGCAAATTTCCGTGGACATCTAGCTCGTAAAGCAATTGATTCTATAAAGTCCAGTTTAGATGAACCAGCAGTCTCGGGTATTCAGCCTATGTTGTCTAATAATGAACATGATTTGCCAAGTAATAATCCTGTTTTGTCTAGTTCCACAAACGCTTCACCAAGTAATGGGCGTTTATCTCCTACAAATCATGTTGTTCCTCCAAGCGCCGAGCATATTTCATCAAGTGTTAAAAGTATTTCATCAAGCATTGGGCGTACATCACCAACAACTggaaaaaatttgcaaaatactGGGCATATTCCACCTAATGATATTCTGTCTAAAGCTGATAATACTTCAGACAATTTTAAGATTACATCACATACAAATGCACACATTTCCCCAAGCACTAAAAGCAGTTCACTTAGCAATGGGCGTATGTCACCCACAGctgataatattttatcaagCACCGAAAAAGTTGCATCGAGCAACGCTTTGCCTCAGACAGAACATAATTTACCTAATTCTAGAGTTACTTCCCCTAGCACTGATCGCGTGACTCCAAGCactaaaagtatttcaaataGCATTGGTCGTACATCACCAACTGAAGGTATTTCACCGATCAATGGGAAAATTGCAACAAGCGACACTATGTCTAAAGCTGATGCTGGTGCAATTAATTCACCTAGCGCCGGACGTTTTTCTTCAAGCTCTAAAAGTAACTCGCTTGGTGGTGGGCATGCTTCACCAACAccagaaaatatttttccaagcactgaaaaaatttcaactaatAATGCTTTGCCTCAGACAGACGATAATTTGCCAAGCTCTAGGGTTACTTCACCGAACAATGGACACATTTCTCCAAGCACTAAAAGTATTTCAAGTAATGTTGGTCGTACATCACCAATAACTGGAGGTATTTCACCAAGTAGCGGAAAAGTTTCACCTGGTGACTCTTTACCTAATACCGATGATAAATTACAGAACTCAAGAGTTAATTCACCGATTACTGGAAATATTTCTCCAAGCTCTAAAAGTATCTCACTTAACGATGGACGTGCTTCACCAGCAACTCAAGGCATTGTGTCAAGCAGCGGGAAAGTTTCATCTAACAGTGATTTGCCTCAGACTGGTGATAGTTTACCGAACTCTCGAGGTACTTCACCAAGCACTAAACACATGCCCCCAAGTTCTAAAAGTGCTTCGCACAGCATTGGTCGTGCTTCTCCAACAACTGAAGGTATTTCACCGAGTAATGGAAAAATACTGCCTAGTGCTGCAGACATCTTAAATAGCAATGAACATATTGCATCAAGTGCTGAGTCTAATTCATTAAATAACGAACAAGCTTCAGTTCATGTCTTGGCTAAAACCGAACATGCTTCGCCTAGTAACAGACGTATGTCGCTTAACAATGTAGATGTTTTACCTAGCACTGGTCATATTACAAATAATCCGGAACGCGTTTCACCTACCACTGGACGTATTACACCAGAAATTCGAGTAGGCAGTGAAGTTCGtgtaaattcaaataaagaCACTGAACATGATGTTCAAAATAATGAAAGTGAAATGCACACTGGTAAAAATGCAATAGAAAGTGAATCTGGCAATGTAGTTGATGAAGTAAATACGATTGTCCCGGAAAACAATCAGATAGATCACGAAGGGATATCTTCAGAAACACATCAAACAGAGACCGTAGATGATCATAATAATGCAACCACCGAATAAAGCcaatcaaaaatttaacatacaaaatctttatatatttttttatttaaatgtgtatatttttttacttgttaatttaaaaatttattagaaatgaaATCGTTATGCTACTCGTTATTattctatattattatattagttacttttgacaagtttttaagtaaaaagtgAAGCAgtgatttgttaaaaacaattccAAAAGATGTTTATATGCAAACGCGTAACTAGAATAATACCTTCTTAGAACTAAAAGAGTATACATAGGTATAAAAAGTATACCATAAATGCAGCATAACCTGGGTCGTGTTGCCCAGGGCATGTTAAATGACATTGAAAACAAAGtaagaattttctttaaaaataattaagtaaaggcttttttgtttaagtttttaaaattagtatttggATTTTTGGgggttaattaaaaaacttgccACTTCAAATCTTAATCAGCCCCTAGGTATAATCTATTTGTAAAACTgtcaataaaaatcaataaaaaaaactatgtaaTTTGAAGGATACATAAAAGATATCACCATCAATATGACCTTTACACCGAGTAATGTGATTGCAAAATATCGGAAAAggatacataaaaaatttatgcaccgtccaattaaatttaacatatttaacgttaaaaatataattttgacaaaattaaacAGAAACCTAATCATGTAAAGTTCTATGATTTCtgataagtaattttaaactcttaactttaaaataagtatatatgtgtgtgtatgtatgtatatatatatatatatatatatatatatatatatatatatatatatatatatatatatatatatatatatatatatatatatatatatatatatatataatatatatatatatatatatatatataatatatatatatatatatatatatacacacacacacac
This genomic interval from Hydra vulgaris chromosome 01, alternate assembly HydraT2T_AEP contains the following:
- the LOC100198255 gene encoding uncharacterized protein LOC100198255, giving the protein MSVQYAPTRLKIPEGFQALLEGLAREVLREQPSDILKFSADYFKNRLALREGESCKNSSTKSESASVKDCALPKRDSVVQPKLSIHKKTSVLQQNPVASEKISETSRKDSTALLKKKDSVQDEKNDVLPQNVSFRKDSIPKRNSNLNSISHEKNGVSSKHVAIQNEAPLVDNTLLMNQESLVNSTRSSTVKINKRSSSIKNAEALSSKHLIDNTLSQSQVLDNNQEHQTMIELSSHSISQAVVDGTINENVGDVTHVDNHASLEETEKAAVIIQANFRGHLARKAIDSIKSSLDEPAVSGIQPMLSNNEHDLPSNNPVLSSSTNASPSNGRLSPTNHVVPPSAEHISSSVKSISSSIGRTSPTTGKNLQNTGHIPPNDILSKADNTSDNFKITSHTNAHISPSTKSSSLSNGRMSPTADNILSSTEKVASSNALPQTEHNLPNSRVTSPSTDRVTPSTKSISNSIGRTSPTEGISPINGKIATSDTMSKADAGAINSPSAGRFSSSSKSNSLGGGHASPTPENIFPSTEKISTNNALPQTDDNLPSSRVTSPNNGHISPSTKSISSNVGRTSPITGGISPSSGKVSPGDSLPNTDDKLQNSRVNSPITGNISPSSKSISLNDGRASPATQGIVSSSGKVSSNSDLPQTGDSLPNSRGTSPSTKHMPPSSKSASHSIGRASPTTEGISPSNGKILPSAADILNSNEHIASSAESNSLNNEQASVHVLAKTEHASPSNRRMSLNNVDVLPSTGHITNNPERVSPTTGRITPEIRVGSEVRVNSNKDTEHDVQNNESEMHTGKNAIESESGNVVDEVNTIVPENNQIDHEGISSETHQTETVDDHNNATTE